The following are encoded in a window of Manihot esculenta cultivar AM560-2 chromosome 8, M.esculenta_v8, whole genome shotgun sequence genomic DNA:
- the LOC110607224 gene encoding uncharacterized protein LOC110607224, whose translation MAPRSADKQDLGWKHGEMVKEGEKVYIKCIYCGKIFKGGGVFRLKEHLAARKGGGPMCQRVPPDVRLLMQQTLDNLSARKSHQNKVIQERQPLPTEFDSPEQNMPSAGTRQKKDLAWKYCQTFKNDGRVQIKCRYCAKLFKGGGIHRFKEHLAGRKGAASICDQVPADVRHLMLQSLNDVVGKQKKKQKQTPEEMNNVGSPPASGDMDKFANDFDDDNDEENDDEHDENGNDDDDPDDDDYTGALNSIERKSNFLVVGEDGVNHGNLDKRKRGRGKASFANAVPLNVVNLQMVDNPTQMTIGRFLYDIGANLDALDSIYYQRLIDMISPQASGVLAPSNHDLRGWILKNLVEEIKNDIEQYRTIWAKTGCSILVEEWNTESGRTLLNFLVDCSQGTVFLKSVDVSHIIYSSDGLYPLIKQVVEEVGASHVLQVISNGDEHYHVAGKKLMDTFPSLYWAPCAARCIDLILEDFGKLEWINAVIEQAKSVTRFIYNHSIVLNLMRKFTFGKDIVQQGITRSATNFTMLQRMADFKLNLQTMITSQEWMDCPFAKQVGGLATLDIISNRSFWSSCILIIRLTSPLLRLLGIVTSKKRAAMGYIFAGMYQAKETIKRELVKREDYMVYWNIMDQRWDQQQHPPLHAAGFFLNPKFFYSIEGDVHNEILSRVFDCIERLVPEIEVQDKIVKELNLYKSAVGDLGRKMAIRARETMLPAEWWSTYGGSCPNLAHLALRIISQTCGSVGCKHNHIPFERVHATRNCLERRRLNDVVFVQYNLRLKEMVDERQKQVSADPVSFDNISVVEDWIMQNEFCLEDCESSDWMSLVPSSVNNIPLGPSVDEVEELGTGFDDFEIFDGLKK comes from the exons ATGGCGCCACGAAGTGCAGACAAACAAGACTTGGGTTGGAAACATGGTGAGATGGTGAAGGAAGGGGAAAAGGTTTACATTAAGTGCATATATTGTGGTAAAATCTTTAAGGGTGGTGGGGTTTTTAGATTGAAAGAGCATCTTGCGGCTCGTAAGGGTGGAGGACCAATGTGTCAAAGGGTTCCACCAGATGTTCGACTTTTGATGCAACAGACTCTTGATAACCTTTCAGCGAGGAAGAGCCACCAGAACAAGGTGATTCAAGAACGACAACCTTTGCCAACTGAATTTGATAGTCCTGAACAAAATATGCCCAGTGCAGGAACCCGCCAAAAAAAGGACTTGGCATGGAAATATTGCCAAACGTTTAAGAATGATGGGAGGGTACAGATTAAGTGCAGATATTGCGCTAAACTATTTAAGGGTGGTGGCATTCATAGGTTCAAGGAGCATTTAGCTGGTCGAAAGGGTGCTGCATCTATTTGTGACCAAGTTCCAGCTGATGTTCGCCATTTGATGCTTCAGAGTTTAAATGATGTTGTTgggaagcaaaagaagaaacaaaaacAGACTCCGGAGGAAATGAACAATGTTGGTTCACCTCCTGCTTCTGGTGATATGGACAAGTTTGCCAATGATTTTGATGACGATAACGATGAAGAAAATGATGACGAACATGATGAGAATGGTAACGATGATGATGATcctgatgatgatgattataCTGGAGCCCTGAATTCAATTGAACGGAAATCAAACTTTTTGGTAGTTGGAGAAGATGGTGTCAATCATGGAAATTTGGATAAAAGGAAGAGGGGAAGAGGCAAAGCTTCTTTTGCAAATGCTGTCCCTTTAAATGTAGTAAATTTGCAAATGGTGGACAATCCAACTCAAATGACAATAGGCAGGTTCTTGTATGATATAGGAGCAAATTTAGATGCACTAGACTCAATTTATTACCAGCGGTTGATTGATATGATTTCTCCTCAAGCATCAGGGGTACTAGCACCATCAAATCATGATCTTCGTGGTTGGATATTGAAGAATTTAGTTGAAGAAATAAAGAATGATATTGAACAGTATAGGACAATATGGGCCAAGACTGGTTGTTCTATCTTGGTTGAAGAATGGAACACAGAAAGTGGTAGAACCTTGCTAAATTTTTTAGTGGATTGCTCTCAGGGAACTGTGTTCTTGAAATCTGTTGATGTGTCACACATCATATATTCTTCAGATGGTCTGTATCCATTGATTaaacaagtagtggaagaagttGGAGCCAGTCATGTTCTGCAGGTGATTTCTAATGGGGATGAGCATTATCATGTTGCTGGCAAAAAGTTGATGGATACTTTTCCTTCTTTGTATTGGGCTCCTTGTGCTGCTCGTTGCATTGATCTGATACTAGAGGATTTTGGAAAACTAGAGTGGATAAATGCGGTAATTGAACAGGCTAAGTCAGTAACAAGATTTATCTACAATCATAGCATAGTTTTGAATCTAATGAGAAAGTTTACTTTTGGAAAAGACATTGTGCAGCAGGGGATAACTCGTTCTGCTACTAACTTCACCATGTTGCAAAGAATGGCTGATTTTAAACTCAATTTGCAAACCATGATTACTTCACAGGAGTGGATGGATTGTCCATTTGCAAAGCAAGTAGGAGGATTAGCTACTTTAGATATTATAAGTAATCGGTCGTTTTGGTCTTCTTGCATCTTGATCATCCGTTTAACAAGCCCACTCTTGCGACTTTTAGGAATAGTTACTAGTAAAAAGAGAGCTGCAATGGGATATATTTTTGCAGGAATGTATCAAGCAAAAGAAACAATTAAGAGAGAACTTGTTAAGAGAGAGGATTATATGGTGTATTGGAACATCATGGATCAAAGGTGGGATCAACAGCAACATCCTCCTCTTCATGCTGCTGGTTTCTTCTTGAATCCCAAGTTCTTTTATAGCATTGAAGGAGATGTGCATAATGAGATTTTGTCAAGAGTGTTTGATTGCATAGAGAGATTGGTTCCTGAAATAGAAGTCCAAGATAAGATTGTGAAAGAACTAAACTTGTACAAGAGTGCTGTTGGAGATCTTGGGAGGAAGATGGCAATTAGAGCAAGAGAAACTATGCTTCCTG CTGAATGGTGGTCTACATATGGTGGAAGCTGCCCAAATTTGGCACATTTGGCTCTTCGAATTATCAGTCAAACTTGTGGTTCAGTTGGGTGCAAGCACAATCATATTCCTTTTGAAAGGGTTCATGCCACTAGAAACTGCTTGGAGAGGCGGCGACTCAATGATGTGGTCTTTGTGCAGTACAATTTGCGTCTCAAAGAAAT GGTTGATGAAAGGCAAAAGCAGGTTTCTGCGGATCCTGTATCATTTGACAATATTAGTGTTGTTGAAGACTGGATCATGCAA